A part of Gossypium hirsutum isolate 1008001.06 chromosome A07, Gossypium_hirsutum_v2.1, whole genome shotgun sequence genomic DNA contains:
- the LOC107952646 gene encoding protein SEED AND ROOT HAIR PROTECTIVE PROTEIN — translation MSMALTTFCFTISLILCSFMVDFASASGDYGYGSKPQLSHTPMFHVKEKPLPIGIEGFILCKSGPKTIPIKGGVARITCQAVDVNGYQTAPFSILSKPTDSKGYYFATLYPNELNHNKLKLAECKAFLEKSPLGTCKVATDVNKGITGAPLSHRRLLDNKKMTLYSVSPFIFSNGY, via the exons ATGTCAATGGCTCTCACCACTTTCTGCTTCACCATATCTTTGATTCTATGCTCATTTATGGTTGATTTTGCTTCTGCGTCTGGTGATTATGGATATGGTTCAAAACCACAACTATCTCACACACCCATGTTTCATGTGAAGGAAAAGCCACTCCCCATTGGTATTGAAGGCTTTATTCTATGTAAATCAGGCCCCAAAACAATCCCAATTAAAG GAGGTGTTGCTAGGATAACATGTCAAGCTGTTGATGTAAATGGTTATCAAACAGCACCTTTCTCCATCTTAAGCAAACCGACAGATTCAAAGGGATATTACTTTGCAACATTGTACCCTAACGAGCTCAATCATAACAAGCTAAAGCTTGCAGAATGTAAAGCTTTCCTTGAGAAATCACCACTGGGGACATGCAAGGTTGCGACCGATGTTAACAAAGGAATAACAGGTGCTCCCCTCTCTCATCGTCGCCTGCTTGACAACAAGAAGATGACGTTATATTCAGTCTCACCTTTCATATTCTCTAATGGTTATTGA